The DNA window gagcAGGTAAAAATAAAGCTTTAGAAAActgagaattaaaaaaaacattctgaaaaaaaacattaaaaaaaataaagaaaattacatcaaaaatcattaaaattcataaaaaaataatttaaaaaattaaaactttCCAGGTAAAAATAGAGCTTTAGAAAATTGAGaatcaaaaaaaaatgtattaattaatgtaattaaagttaaaataaacattttgtaatcaaaattacatacaaatgtattaaaatgtataaaaaaatgtataaaaaatgaaTTACAATAAATGTATGAATCGTGCATGTTTGAAAAGAAGCAGTGAGGGCGAGGGAGGACACAACATAAGTGACAGGCGGGTGACGGGGCGGCGTCCCCTGCTGGGCGACACAGAGGGGGCCACAGCTCACTGTGTCAAGTTGAGTGACGTgctaacatgtgtgtgtgtgtgtgtgtgtgtgtgtgtgtgtgtgtgattacaaCATCAGCAGCAGTGTGTATTCTGTGTACTTCAAAAGGAAGAAGTTGTCTTCACTTCTGCTTGCTGTCCTCCAGATGGtcgtcttcttctcctcctccttcttcttctttttctccttcttcttcttcttcttcttcttcttcttctcctcgtCCTTATTCCACTTCCTCTTCTCCCCTCCTCCTCCTTGTCCTTCTCATCcttgtccttcttcttcttctccttttcctccttcttcttctccttctcattcttcttcttcttcttctccttctacttcttcttctcctccttctccttcttctacttCTCCTTCTCTTCCTTGTccgtctccttcttcttctccttttcctcctcctccttcttatTATTCTGctctttcttcttctcctccttcttcttcaacttcttcttcttcctcttcatcttctaccctcctccttctccttcttctacttCTCCTCCTTGTccgtctccttcttcttctcctccttcttcttcttcacctcctcCTTCTTGTCAATCTTCTACTTCTTCTCCTCGTCCTTCTTCCACTTGCTCTTCTCCCCTCCTCCTCCTTGTCCTTCTCATCcttgtccttcttcttcttctccttttcctccttcttctcattcttcttcttcttttttttcttcttctccttctcctccttgtccgtctccttcttcttctccttttcttcctcctcctccttcttctccttttcctcctcctccttcttctccttcttctcctcctccttcttcttcttctgctctttcttcttctcctcctccttcttctgctTCTTCCTCTTCCACCCTCCTTCTTCtacttctccttctcctccttgtCCGTCTCCTTGTTCTTCTcctttcctcctcctcctttttctccttcttcttcctcttcttattattattctgctccttcttcttcttctcctcctcctccttcttctacttcttcttcctcttcctcttctacCCTCCTCCTCCttgtccttctccttcttcttgttctccttttcctcctccttctttttctccttcttctaattcttcttcttcttattattattcatcTCCTCCGTCTTCTCCTTTTCCTTCTCTTTCTCCTTATCTTCCTCCTACTCCTCCTTCTACTTATTTTTCTTCTCGTTCTTGTCCTCCTTCCTCGCCTTCTCCTCCTTTTCCCTCTCCTTCTCATCCTTCCTCTCATTCTCCTCTttcctctccttcttcttctttttcttcctcctcctccttattttccttcttctccttctcctcctccttcatcTCCTCAttttccttctccttctcctccttcctCTTCTCCTTCTCCGTCTCCTTCTCCTCATTCCTTTCCTTCTTCTCCGTCTCCCTCTCCCCCTTCCTTTCCTTCTCCTTCTtcctctccttcttctcctcctatTTCTCCTCCTCGTTCATCTTCCCCCTGCTGTCCCTCCAGGAGAAGAAAACAagtattgtgttgttgttttcctgGCAAGTGTGTAGTCACCATCAGGCAGGCAATTAAAAGATAAGTGGACAATTAAAGAAGCTTCCAGAAGTGGGTGTTGTGGTAATTGTGGGTGCATGAAAAGGTCAGCAGATAGGAGGTGCTGGGAGATGTTTCCTCCACTAGGAGTAGGGGAGCAGATACAGATCTAGAAGGAGACAATTAGTCTGTTGACTTCGGGAAGAGATGGATCAAAGAGACGAAGGGGGCGGGGTCTATTGCATCATCCTAATGGATCAAAGAGACGAAGGGGCGGGGTTTATTGCATCATCCTGGACGTCTGTCCTCCAGCCATGCTAGCTGCTAGCCACCGATTGGTGTGTcggttgttagcatgctagctgctCTCGGTTAGCTGGACAGTCAGCATGCTGCCTGGTGATTGGCTGTTAACTGGTGTAGCCTTGTGttgagcaatcaatcaatcaatcaatcaatcaatcaaagtttacttatatagcccttaatcaggagtgtctcaaagggctgcacaagccacaaccacatccttggctcagatcccacacagGAAAACTTATTCTGTACTGCACTGTACTGTAATATACTCTACTGTATTGTATTAGACTGTATTATACTTTACTGTATTGTATTATACTGTACTATATTGTATTATACTGTACTGTGTTGTACTGTCTAATACTgtattgtactgtactgtattgtaCTGTCTTATACTGTTCTGTATTGTACTGTCttatactgtactgtattataCTGTATTGTATTATACTGTATAATGCTGTACTGTATTATACTATACTGTATTGTAttatactgtactgtattataATGTACTGTATTGTATTATACTGTACTCTAATATATTGTACTGTATTGTATAATACTCTATTGTATTACACTgtattttactgtactatattgtactgtattgtattatactgtactgtattttattatactgtactgtattgtattgtactgtattatACTGTATTGTATTATACTGTATTGTATTATACTGTATTGTATTATACTACTGTATTGTAttatactgtactgtattataCTACTGCATTGTAttatactgtactgtattatactgtactgtattataCTACTGTATTGTAttatactgtactgtattatactgtactgtattataCTACTGTATTGTAttatactgtactgtattatactgtactgtattataCTACTGTATTGTATTATACTGTACTATATTGTACTGTATTGTATTATACTGTActatattgtactgtattttattatactgtactgtattgtactgtattgtaTTACACTGTATTGTAttatactgtactgtattataCTACTGTATTGTAttatactgtactgtattataCTACTGCATTGTAttatactgtactgtattaacTACTGTATTGTATTATACTgtactgtattgtactgtattgtaTTATACAGTATAATAAAGTAATTTTATTATACTGTACTgtattgtatttacagtaaatgaacaagtggattaataatacattttttacagtttgtccctcataatgtgtagaaaataataggtgtataaatacaatatgttactgcatacgtcttGGGGCCAATTTCACACGGGTCAAAAATGTTCTTAGCACTCAGGAGTCAGATTTGGCCCCTGTGCCGCCAGTTGAAGGGTCCCGGGTTAGCCGTAGCTTCGTTAAAGGTCGGACTTCCTGACTCTCTCACCAACCTTGAGTCTGAGTGAAGACCGAGGTCAAGGCCGTCTCAGGTTATCGGCCCGGGGCTGAACGAGTCAACCTCGGTCCCTGTGACCTCTTAAGCAAACGCCGCTCAGGGGGCGGACCCGGGGTGAGGGCCCTCGGGAAGTTTTCTGAGTTGGACGTGAGCCCAGGTATCAGGTTTCAAAGCCACCTGCAGGCCTTCAGAGACCTGATCTTGTCCTTCATCATGGTCTTTGCAGACCCACTTAAAGAATGATCGTCCTGGACAGGAAGGGGCGgaggggagtgggggggggggtgttgttgGTCAAGCCCCCAAAAAGAACCGGAGCTGCTTCCAGTGGGTCTGACAGTGATGAGTAATGTGTGATCGCTGGCTGACCCCGCAGATCAAACCTGCCAGAACCGCCGCAGCTGGACCTGGATTGGATCGGAATGGAATGGGGGCGGGGCCAAGGGTGTGGGGTGGAGTTACCTGATGAGCAATCAGCCTGTTGCTCCTTCCAACCTGCTACAGAGCTAGCCTAAGACGttagcatgtttacataaaattgctaacatttagcatgtttgctaatgttagcatgataacagttaacAGGTGTCACATATGAAGTTGtatgactctggtgtaaacggttgcgaaaataactcaaaaagttagcatgctaactttagcatgctagcaaggtTAGGTAATGACCACCATCcactagtgttgtaacgataccaatattttcgtGCTGAtactggtactaaaattatttcgttacttttctaaatcaatttatttatttgaacaaaaaatcttagtgtacatgaaacatttgtttattattgttatttagtcCTTAAAATagtcaacttgtcttttagtagtaagtaaacaaacaaagagtcCTAATTAGTcctcagtaacatattgtgtcatttatgcaCCTATTATTGtgtacacattataaaggacaaactgtaaaaaatggttttgaatccacttgtttatttacttttaatatctgcttattttctgtttcaacatgttctatctacacttctgttcaaatgtaataatcacttattcttctcttctttgatacttgacattagttgtggatgataccacacatttaggtatggatccgataccaaggagttacaggatcatacaataaaatataataccaattaaaccaataataatatggttaaggaatactgatgtaaagggtaggtgtcgcgctattttctgtttcaacatgttctatctacacttctgttcaaatgtaataatcacttattcttctcttctttgatactttacattagttttggatgataccacacatttaggtatcgatccgataccaagtagttacaggatcatacaataaaatataatacgtaataaaccaataataatatggtgaagaaatactgatgtaaagggtaggtgtcgcgctgttttctgttttaacatgttctatctacacttctgttcaaatgtaataatcacttattcttctcttctttgatacttgacattagttgtggatgataccacacatttaggtatcgatccgataccaagtagttacaggatcatacaataaaatataacacctaacaaaccaataataatatggggaagaaatactgatgtaaaggataggtgtcgcgctgttttctgttttaacatgttctatctacacttctgttcaaatgtaataatcacttattcttctcttctttgatactttacattagttttggataataccacacatttaggtattgatccgataccaagtagttacaggatcatacattggtcatattcaaagtcctcatgtgtccagggacatatttcctgggtttataaacataatatgaatttaaaaaatatatgaaaaaatattttgtgatgataaaaaatatcaacgtaatcatagtagtatcgcgtGGATAcacttttgtacttggtatcattacaatggatgtcaggtgtagatccacccatggcgtttgtttacattgctattgtatcctcctacggtgtgtagtgaagcatgtttagctattcctcgtcctccagtgataatatacttgtaagaaactcactttatgtTAGCCATGTTTTGAAGTGcgtcttcctgagggtgtttcagtgttataacttcacttttatcttgactttttacaccaaaatgcgtccattctcccttttctgtctacactctgtctgcttgtaagtactctgtgtgtgtgcgctgccgaacatgctcctctgttcgtACAACCAACAATGTCACCACATCACAACGCGCCGTCATGCCCAGGAAGCGGTACTTTCCTAACCGAATATAGTACCGTGTTCCCTTCATGAGTACTGCGGTACTACACTAGTACCTTGGTACCGTACAACTGTAATAAGCAGCTTAAAAGAATGTAAACATATTAATGTGTGTTCTCCCCCCCCGCCATTTTCCTGTCAGTGACTTTAACGCTTCTGGCCTAATAAGTCTCATTTCACTTCATTAACTTCTGGCTTGGGGGCCTCGTTCAAGCTGAGATGATATATTAccctgtgacacacacacacacacacacacacacacacacacacacacacacacacacacacacacacacacatacatgtcttgcgtactttgtgtggacccacgtttggtcagtaggttgtgagagCCCCCccttccactatagctagaaggatgacacacacacacacacacacacacacacacacacaaacacacacacacacacacatgtcttgcatactttgtgtggacccacgtttggtcagtaggttgtgaggccccccctttccactatagctagagggatgaaacacacccacacacacacacacacacacacacacacacacacacacacacacacacacacacacacacacctacatgtcttgcgtactttgtgtggacccacgtttggtcagtaggttgtgagggcccccctttccactatagctagaaggatgaaacacacacacatacatgtcttgcgtactttgtgtggacccacgtttggtcagtaggttgtgagagCCCCCccttccactatagctagaaggatgacacacacacacacacacacacacacacacacacacacacacacacacacacacacacacacacacacatgtcttgcgtactttgtgtggacccacgtttggtcagtaggttgtgagggcccccctttccactatagctagaaggatgaaacacacacacacacacacacatacatgtcttgcatactttgtgtggacccacgtttggtcagtaagttgtgagggcccccctttccactatagctagaaggatgaaacacacacacacacacacacacacacacacacacacacctacatgtaTTGCCTACTTtctgtggacccacgtttggtcagtaggttgtgagggcccccctttccactatagctagaaggatgaaacacacacacacacacacacacacatgtcttccgtactttgtgtggacccacgtttggtcagtaggttgtgagggcccccctttccactatagctagaaggatgaaacacacacacacacacacacacacacacacatacatgtcttgcgtactttgtgtggacccacgtttggtcagtaggttgtgagagCCCCCccttccactatagctagaaggatgacacacacacacacacacacacacacacacacacacacacacacacacactctctctctctctctctctcttgtatttgttacctttttgagagcTGAGAAAAAAGCCTACcactttaggagcagcctttctagatatataaagatgtgtatttacaacattaataatatatacatactatgtacatataaaaaagcttttcggaattaaaaaatattattttagaaaagttattactgtatgtttctatatacatatttatttagtttttttttaaaatcaattttggccaaagggggcgcatttcaatttcttacacacacttgttatttcatatgttgaccagaggggagcacttttaaaagcgacacacgttCAACGTGAatatacttttccttcttcatgtcaagggtagaaatacaagaacacacactcttaattataataataatctgagctttatttggcaaaattatcacaaaaatgcatcattttactcaaaaaatgtcactattttacaagaacaacaacaaaaattgcaataatcggataaaagtcagctttttaaatgacaaatgtcaccattttgcattaaaaagtaattattttacattaaaaagtaataattttacaagaaaataccgCAATATTGCAGAaacggaaagaatatgagaaattgctcctgattttgtaagaaaaaagttggcacattgtgagaatagactgtttttttttttattggaaaactattaataaaaatattatttttgaaaatgtattacagtatgtctccatatacatatttatttattaaaaaaaaaaaaaatttaggccaaagggggcgcatttcaatttcttacacacacttgttatttcatatgttgaaaagagggggagcacttttaaaagcgacacacagtcaacgcgaagatacttttccttcttcatgtctcaagaagggtagaaatacaagaacacacacacacacactcttgtatttgttaccttcttgaaagctgagaaaaatgcctacctctttagaagcagcctctctagatatataaagatgtgtatttacaacattaataatatatacatactatgtaaatataaaaaaacttttcggaattaaaaaaaaaaaagtcacaatttcacaagaaaaacttactgtggcaattttgtgaaaagtGTCGTATTTTTAATCGACGAAAGTCAAtattttataggaaaactttagaatttgggccaaattataataataatcggagctttacttggcaaaattatcacaaaaatgcatcattttactcaaaaaaatgtcactattttacaagaacaaaaaacaaattgGCAAAAATCGAATAAAAGTGTTTtagatgacaaatgtcaccattttgcattaaaatttaataattttataagaaaatactgcaatattGCAGAAACGGAAAGAATATAACAAATTGTTcccatattttgtaaaaaaaaaaaaaggtgtcacattgtgagaaaagacaggttttttttattagaaaactatttataaaaatattattttagaaaagttattacagtatgtctctatgtacatatttattaattttttttaaaataaattttggccaaaaggggcgcatttcaatttcttacacacacttgttatttcatatgttgaccagaggggagcacttttaaaagcgacacacagtcaacgtGAAGATAcgtttccttcttcatgtctcaagaagggtctcaagaaatacaagaacacacacacacacacacacacacacactgaggtgTGGGGGTGCAGCCAGAGTGAGAGccagcaaacacacacacccatGAAGGTTGTAGATAACGCTGGTAATTGATGTTGCTCCTCAGCACGCTTTGTTTTACAAGCTGTGGGCGTCTCACCTGCAGCATAAACTCACCTGGACGAGGGAGCGAAAGTGTTTATTTTGTAGCTAAATGACTTTCGGCGGGTGTTTTCCTTCGCCGTTTGCTTCCTGCGTGGGATGTTGTTTCACACGCCATCGCCACCCGGCCCTCCAGCAGGAACCACGGAGGGAGGTTCTACTCCTCCATTAGAGCGGTACCTCTTGTGCAAAATATAATAGCAAATGTCTTTCCACTCCAGTCCAGTAggtggtaaattgagagctttgccttccggctcagctccttcttcaccacaacggatcgatacagcgtccgcattaccgaagacgccgcagcgatccgcctgtccatctcacaatccactcttccctcactcgtgaacaagactccgaggtacttgaactcctcctcttggggcagggtctcttccccaacccgatAATGGCACccgacccttttccgggcgagaaccatggacttggacttggaggtgctgatcttcctctcagatggcagagcttctcaccctatctctaagggagagacccaaactcatttgggccgcttgtacccgtgatcttgtcctttcggtcataacccaaagctcatgaccataggtgaggatgggaacgtagatcgaccggtaaattgagagctttgccttccagctcagctccttcttccccacaacagatcgatacagcgtccgcattactgaagacgccgcaccaatcgcctgtccatctcacgatccactcttccctcactcgtgaacaagaccccaaggtacttgaactcctgcacttggggcagggtctcctccccaactcggagatgcagcagcgagagtcccgtccacaggaaaccatcccaagcggaggcggatcagcagcgtagagatgtccccaacccatacacaggcgagcgatccatcctgggtcccgacgagcggtccatcctgggtctcgactctggacagtcagtacttcatccgtggtcatcggaccggaccccctccacaagggagggggggacataggagaaaaaagaaaagaagcggcagatcaactggtctaaaaaggaggtctatttaaaggctagagtatacagatgagttttaaggtgagacttaaatgcttctactgaggtagcatctcgaactgttaccgggagggcattccagagtactggagcccgaacggaaaacgctctatagcccgcagactttttttgggctctaggaatcactaataagccggagtcttttgaaggcagatttcttgccgggacatatggtacaatacaatcggcaagataggatggagctagaccgtgtagtattttatatgtaagtattaaaaccttaaagtcacatcttaagtgcacaggaagccagtgcaggtgagccagtataggtatatatgtatgtatatatgtatataaaggtatatacagtataggtatatatgtatgtatatatatatataaaggtatatacagtataggtatgtatgtatgtatatatgtatataaaggtatatacagtataggtatatatgtaggtatatatgtatataaaaggtatatacagtacaggcgtaatgtgatcaaacgttcttgttcttgtcaaaagtctagcagccgcattttgtaccaactgtaatcttttaatgctagacatggggagacccgaaaataatacgttacagtaatcgagacgaggcgtaacaaacgcatggataatgatctcggcgtctttagtggacagaatggagcaaatttttgcgatattacggagatgaaagaaggccgttttagtaacgcttttaatgtgtgactcaaaggagagagttgggtggaagataatacccagattttttaccgagtcaccttgttttattatttggttgtcaaatgttaaagttgtattattaaatagagttcggtgtctagcaggaccgataatcagcatttccgtttttttggcgttaagttgcaaaaagttagcggacatccattgtttaatttcattaagacacgcttccagctgactacagtccggcgtgttggtcagctttaggggcaaatgtgtaaaataggtgcaccaATAAAGTGTACAaggtatgtgtaaataaataagtgtgtaaaataagtccaccAACAAAGTGCACAAGTTAAAGTGCACAAGTATaagtgtgtacaataagtgcattaatcaagtgcacaagtaatgtgtaaatgcataagtgtgtaaaataagtctaCCAACAAAGTGCACAATTATaagtgtgtacaataagtgcattaatcaAGGGAAGAGAAGTCACCGAAGACGATGAATTTGGCGTGGATTTCGAAGCAAATGAAGTTGAAGCGACAAAGGCTGAGGAGGAAACTGAGGAAAAAGATTGACTTTTATACGAGTCCTTCCCCATTTAAATAAAggcagtcttttgcgccgtcgtcgctcccactgctcgctctccgtctctcgtatc is part of the Nerophis ophidion isolate RoL-2023_Sa linkage group LG08, RoL_Noph_v1.0, whole genome shotgun sequence genome and encodes:
- the LOC133558465 gene encoding uncharacterized protein LOC133558465 yields the protein SSFFSSSPSPPCPSPSSSPFLPPPPSSPFPPPPSSPSSPPPSSSSALSSSPPPSSASSSSTLLLLLLLLLLVLLFLLLLFLLLLILLLLIIIHLLRLLLFLLFLLIFLLLLLLLIFLLVLVLLPRLLLLFPLLLILPLILLFPLLLLLFLPPPPYFPSSPSPPPSSPHFPSPSPPSSSPSPSPSPHSFPSSPSPSPPSFPSPSSSPSSPPISPPRSSSPCCPSRRRKQVLCCCFPGKCVVTIRQAIKR